From a single Hemibagrus wyckioides isolate EC202008001 linkage group LG27, SWU_Hwy_1.0, whole genome shotgun sequence genomic region:
- the sde2 gene encoding splicing regulator SDE2, with protein sequence MTTFKRDGMEAERDDAVNMEVFVVSPSLRFINCNVPHESTVSDLIGLFSPGEAISSVDFYVKNNGRISYGDERLQAGAIYRLEPRLCGGKGGFGSMLRALGAQIEKTTNREACRDLSGRRLRDVNHEKEMAEWLKKQADRDAEKEQRRLERIQRKLAEPKHHFTDSEYEQQCHDLSERLEDSVLKGMQASSSGVVQAVEKPHRKRPAKKDSTTSSKKKCFWTGLEDLEKMDSSDGDSDESEAEASSSSSSAYSSGAGPSCSSQPAAVPTTATREQEKVESQDQSCSSSSSNSSSNAGSAPCSPSSSQEKAEEKEEHGKPEETETEESKKNVSDQQEAEDTIVETKDTQPVQPEDTETPLDLLSVSGVEELEALGLERLKAELMKRGMKCGGMLQERAARLYSVRGLTADQIDLALLAKPSKGKKK encoded by the exons ATGACGACATTTAAACGCGACGGTATGGAGGCTGAACGCGACGACGCTGTAAACATGGAGGTTTTCGTCGTTTCTCCGTCTCTAAGATTTATTAACTGTAATGTTCCACACGAATCGACTGTCAGCGACCTGATCGGGCTTTTCAGCCCCGGAGAG GCCATCTCCTCTGTGGATTTCTACGTGAAGAACAATGGCCGAATATCATATGGTGATGAGAGACTGCAAGCTGGAGCGATTTATCGACTCGAGCCTCGTTTATGTGGTGGAAAAGGAg GTTTCGGCTCCATGCTGCGAGCTCTCGGGGCGCAGATCGAGAAAACCACCAATCGAGAAGCCTGCAGGGATCTGAGTGGGCGGAGACTTCGAGATGTCAATCACGAAAAAGA AATGGCAGAGTGGCTAAAGAAGCAGGCTGACCGTGATGCAGAGAAGGAGCAGCGGCGTCTGGAGAGGATTCAGAGGAAGCTAGCTGAGCCCAAACACCATTTCACCGACTCCGAGTACGAGCAGCAGTGTCACGACCTCTCCGAGAGGCTGGAGGACTCTGTGCTCAAAG GCATGCAGGCTTCCTCCAGTGGAGTGGTCCAGGCAGTCGAAAAGCCGCATCGCAAACGCCCGGCTAAAAAAGACAGCACCACGTCTTCAAAGAAGAAATGTTTCTG GACCGGCCTCGAGGACCTTGAGAAAATGGACAGCTCGGATGGAGACAGTGATGAGAGCGAGGCCGAagcttcttcctcttcctcttccgcTTATTCTTCCGGTGCTGGTCCTTCCTGCAGCTCTCAGCCAGCCGCAGTACCCACAACAGCAACTAGGGAGCAGGAGAAAGTCGAGTCTCAGGACCAGTCctgcagcagcagtagtagcaaCAGCAGTTCCAACGCAGGCTCAGCTCCCTGCTCGCCGTCTTCCAGCCAGGAGAAagcagaagagaaagaggaacatGGAAAGCCCGaggagacagaaacagaagagAGCAAAAAGAATGTCAGCGATCAACAGGAAGCTGAGGACACAATTGTCGAGACTAAAGACACACAGCCAGTTCAGCCAGAG GACACTGAGACTCCGTTAGACCTGCTGTCTGTGAGCGGGGTGGAGGAGCTGGAGGCTCTGGGTCTGGAGAGGTTGAAGGCTGAGCTGATGAAGCGTGGGATGAAGTGTGGAGGGATGCTGCAAGAGCGTGCTGCTCGCCTCTATTCCGTCAGAGGACTGACTGCTGATCAGATTGACCTGGCTCTCTTAGCCAAACCCAGCAAGGGCAAGAAAAAATAA